Proteins from one Nicotiana tabacum cultivar K326 chromosome 23, ASM71507v2, whole genome shotgun sequence genomic window:
- the LOC107825168 gene encoding putative membrane protein At4g09580 produces the protein MEGEVGTSSSSLKCEMQGNGGKGASSGVVINETKSVNKFPLTFWEIGVAGGVVLGYALGLLCIYLTMPASDYSFLKLPRNLEDLQILRDHLESYTSDYTIQVLVGYCVVYIFMQTFMIPGTVFMSLLAGSLFGIFRGVALVVFTATAGASSCYFLSKLIGRPLVFSLWPDKLTFFRDQVARRRTRLLNYMLFLRVTPTLPNTFINVASPIVDVPYHIFFFATVIGIIPAAYVTVRAGITLGELQSVGDLYDMHSIATLFLIGLVTVTPTLIGNKS, from the exons ATGGAGGGAGAAGTTGGAACATCATCTTCATCTTTGAAGTGTGAAATGCAAGGGAATGGGGGAAAAGGTGCAAGTAGTGGTGTTGTAATAAATGAAACTAAATCTGTTAATAAGTTTCCTTTGACATTTTGGGAGATTGGGGTAGCAGGTGGTGTTGTTTTGGGTTATGCATTGGGTCTGCTTTGTATTTATCTAACTATGCCTGCCTCTGATTATAGCTTCCTAAAGCTTCCAAGAAATCTTGAAGATCTTCAAATACTCAG GGATCACCTGGAGAGCTATACTAGTGACTACACCATCCAGGTCCTTGTGGGTTACTGTGTAGTCTACATTTTTATGCAGACATTTATGATCCCAGGAACAGTTTTCATGTCACTGCTTGCTGGATCTCTCTTTGGAATCTTCAGAGGTGTAGCACTGGTCGTGTTCACCGCTACTGCGGGTGCATCATCTTGCTATTTTCTATCAAAATTGATTGGGCGGCCTCTCGTGTTCTCACTGTGGCCTGATAAGTTAACTTTCTTCAGAGACCAG GTGGCTAGAAGGCGAACACGGCTGCTAAATTACATGCTTTTCTTGAGAGTTACACCGACACTGCCAAACACATTTATCAATGTTGCTTCACCAATCGTGGACGTGCCTTACCATATATTCTTCTTTGCAACTGTCATTGGGATCATTCCAGCTGCTTACGTCACTGTCAGG GCTGGAATAACTCTTGGCGAATTGCAGTCAGTGGGTGATCTGTATGACATGCATTCTATAGCTACTCTTTTCCTTATCGGTCTTGTAACTGTTACGCCCACATTGATTGGCAACAAGAGCTAA